In one Dehalogenimonas formicexedens genomic region, the following are encoded:
- a CDS encoding PDZ domain-containing protein, translating to MNFSGFNVNLGWVKVRLDAIWLLIIPLLFWGITDFYVPLMGSMSNLQTWTIAGAIVLLVLISLLAHVAGHAIAAKLLGDSLPKRTPIYLIAEPAQAWPLARSPGREAISAAAGPIAEMLLAVAAFMVWNQQINPYVSSVALFLAVFNLFVAVFNLIPAFPLDGGRLLRAILWGLFDAPVRGTWLAKWAGFWGIIAVTFWGIVLISQQASLEWPAGLIAFSQAALMAISFVSVKVPLQPSFEEISTRKHGLVTSASLAVLSIMPLGAITVGLMPMNYGLYAPGVTAPVEPMVRVPVEYSHSSDGSLMLTSVIPQAPILFTEWVWGCFDKSVRLAPEEEIFPPNQSVRSQAEEGHHMLFDSQTTATVVGLRLAGYPVTVKSDGVLVESILADSPAHSVLLEGDVITGLNQQPVNSVIELQNLMQGQKEGAEIRLTVLRRGVTLDVLVETLPPAFVGGPVRIGIGGETHVTGFTLPFSVDITPEKIIGGPSAGLMFTLAVYDRVTADDLTKGYRIAGTGTIDINGNVGAIGGVQQKVAAAERAGARYFLTPAENFADASKAAENIIVIQVKTAQAAIDFLNSLPPAG from the coding sequence ATGAATTTTTCCGGTTTCAATGTAAATCTCGGTTGGGTCAAAGTCAGGCTGGATGCTATTTGGCTCTTGATAATCCCGTTGCTGTTTTGGGGGATCACCGATTTCTACGTGCCCTTGATGGGATCGATGTCGAACCTTCAGACCTGGACGATCGCTGGCGCAATAGTTCTTCTTGTTCTGATCTCACTCCTGGCCCATGTCGCGGGGCACGCTATAGCCGCGAAGCTGCTAGGAGACAGCTTACCAAAGAGGACCCCGATTTATTTGATCGCCGAACCTGCGCAAGCTTGGCCTCTTGCCCGAAGCCCCGGCCGGGAGGCTATTTCAGCGGCCGCAGGACCGATAGCAGAAATGCTTCTGGCTGTCGCCGCTTTCATGGTCTGGAACCAGCAGATCAACCCTTATGTAAGCTCGGTGGCCTTATTCCTGGCCGTTTTCAACCTTTTTGTAGCAGTATTCAATTTGATACCGGCTTTTCCTTTAGATGGCGGGCGATTACTAAGGGCGATCCTGTGGGGGCTGTTCGACGCACCGGTTCGAGGCACATGGCTTGCTAAATGGGCGGGCTTCTGGGGGATCATCGCCGTTACCTTTTGGGGGATAGTTCTCATATCTCAACAGGCCAGCCTGGAGTGGCCGGCGGGGCTGATAGCATTTTCTCAAGCAGCATTAATGGCAATTTCCTTTGTCTCAGTAAAAGTCCCACTGCAACCATCTTTTGAAGAAATATCTACACGCAAGCATGGACTGGTGACGTCAGCCAGCCTGGCGGTTCTCTCGATCATGCCTTTGGGAGCTATCACGGTCGGTTTGATGCCGATGAATTACGGACTTTATGCGCCGGGAGTCACCGCACCGGTTGAACCGATGGTCAGGGTTCCCGTTGAATACAGTCACTCTTCAGACGGCAGCTTAATGCTTACGTCTGTCATTCCCCAGGCACCGATCTTATTTACGGAGTGGGTGTGGGGCTGTTTCGATAAGTCTGTGAGGCTGGCGCCGGAGGAAGAAATTTTCCCGCCGAATCAATCGGTCCGTTCACAGGCCGAGGAGGGGCACCACATGCTCTTCGACAGCCAGACCACGGCGACGGTCGTTGGCCTGCGCCTTGCCGGGTATCCGGTCACTGTTAAAAGTGACGGAGTACTGGTCGAATCCATACTGGCCGACAGCCCGGCACACAGCGTACTCTTAGAAGGCGACGTGATAACCGGACTGAACCAGCAACCGGTCAACTCCGTCATCGAACTCCAAAATCTGATGCAGGGGCAAAAGGAGGGCGCTGAAATCCGGCTAACGGTCCTGCGCCGGGGTGTGACGCTGGATGTGCTGGTTGAGACGCTTCCGCCTGCGTTTGTCGGTGGTCCGGTGCGCATCGGGATCGGCGGCGAGACTCACGTGACCGGTTTCACGTTGCCCTTTTCGGTAGATATAACGCCGGAAAAAATCATCGGCGGACCTTCAGCGGGGCTGATGTTTACCCTTGCGGTTTATGACCGAGTCACGGCAGACGACTTGACGAAGGGGTATCGGATAGCTGGAACCGGAACGATCGATATTAACGGGAACGTGGGGGCGATCGGCGGCGTCCAGCAGAAGGTGGCGGCGGCAGAGAGGGCGGGCGCCAGGTACTTTCTAACTCCGGCGGAAAACTTCGCGGATGCTTCAAAAGCGGCCGAGAACATTATCGTAATTCAGGTTAAAACCGCTCAGGCTGCTATCGATTTTTTGAACAGTTTACCTCCGGCGGGATGA
- the mads1 gene encoding methylation-associated defense system helix-turn-helix domain-containing protein MAD1 — protein MENRWLSVDEVANYLGVKRDTLYKWIERKGLPAHKLGRLWKFRRNEIDEWVFASEKRSESVKTIV, from the coding sequence ATGGAAAATCGTTGGCTGTCGGTGGATGAGGTGGCTAACTACCTCGGAGTTAAAAGAGACACCCTATACAAGTGGATTGAACGAAAAGGTCTTCCCGCACACAAATTGGGTCGCCTGTGGAAATTCAGGAGAAATGAGATAGACGAATGGGTGTTCGCATCCGAAAAACGTTCCGAGAGTGTCAAAACGATCGTTTAA
- a CDS encoding reductive dehalogenase, translating into MSVFHSTVTRRDFMKALGLAGAGIGAAAALTVPQFHDLDELAATGPGFKRDWYVKERDLFNPTIEIDWGVMKRYNGRTQSQSTGVLQQYPSYNNGVDDRKAAGNAMAAARLANQDPGYSQKFQALNNGKNNRATYPTWTFTGTYSDSKSYGSTNTSLGLPKWTGTPEEAYNMFYSAMRYYGYTWLGVTEIEDHWRNQLFDLYSTTGTNSMYTFENVDAPYIAADPTGVSKEKWVIPTNVQIYGVAFSEAASPEARKCPSAISNSNNSIVDKASFLRNRMAGFLNVLGYHIFGNTGDQSMPLHTGIMGPLTGYAEASRQNNYTLTSENGPHHNDFTMLTDFAMSPTKPMDAGIWKFCAGCATCAKHCMGRAISLDKEPTYDIPTTDGLTSTFHNPGPKAFWLNWVACATNREACGGDCWPQKGGRMCWIQCPMGNDKAAMIHALVRTTVSQTSIFNSFFATMEEKMSYGIYEPDDWWKMSLPVYGQDSTIGAAKGGYAK; encoded by the coding sequence ATGTCAGTATTTCACAGCACGGTTACGCGCCGGGACTTCATGAAGGCTCTCGGCTTAGCCGGCGCCGGCATCGGGGCAGCCGCCGCCCTTACCGTCCCCCAGTTCCACGATCTGGATGAGTTGGCGGCGACCGGGCCCGGCTTCAAGCGGGACTGGTACGTGAAGGAGCGCGACCTTTTCAATCCGACCATCGAAATCGATTGGGGCGTGATGAAACGCTACAACGGCCGGACTCAGTCGCAGAGTACCGGTGTGCTCCAGCAGTACCCCTCATACAACAATGGCGTAGACGACCGCAAAGCTGCCGGTAACGCCATGGCAGCCGCCCGGCTCGCCAACCAGGACCCGGGTTATTCACAGAAATTCCAGGCGCTGAACAACGGTAAAAACAACCGGGCCACCTATCCCACCTGGACGTTCACCGGCACGTACTCCGACAGCAAAAGCTACGGCAGCACCAACACCAGCCTGGGCTTGCCAAAATGGACCGGAACGCCGGAGGAAGCCTACAACATGTTCTATTCGGCCATGAGGTACTACGGCTACACCTGGCTCGGTGTCACCGAAATCGAAGACCACTGGCGGAACCAGTTGTTTGATCTTTATTCCACCACCGGTACCAACTCGATGTACACTTTTGAGAACGTCGACGCCCCCTACATTGCCGCGGATCCCACCGGTGTCTCGAAGGAAAAGTGGGTTATCCCGACAAACGTTCAAATCTACGGCGTCGCCTTCTCCGAAGCCGCCTCTCCGGAGGCGCGGAAATGCCCGTCGGCGATATCCAACAGCAACAACTCCATCGTCGATAAAGCTTCTTTTCTGCGGAACCGCATGGCTGGTTTCCTGAACGTACTCGGTTACCACATCTTTGGTAACACCGGCGATCAGTCCATGCCGCTTCATACCGGCATCATGGGCCCGTTAACCGGTTATGCCGAGGCCTCGCGGCAGAATAACTACACCCTGACATCGGAGAACGGTCCGCATCACAACGACTTTACCATGCTGACTGACTTCGCCATGTCGCCCACCAAACCCATGGACGCGGGCATCTGGAAGTTCTGCGCTGGCTGCGCCACCTGCGCCAAGCATTGCATGGGCAGAGCTATCTCCCTTGACAAAGAGCCCACCTACGATATTCCGACCACCGACGGTCTGACGTCGACCTTCCACAATCCCGGCCCCAAAGCTTTCTGGCTCAACTGGGTAGCCTGCGCCACTAACCGCGAAGCCTGTGGCGGCGACTGCTGGCCGCAGAAGGGTGGCCGCATGTGCTGGATCCAGTGCCCGATGGGCAACGACAAGGCTGCCATGATCCACGCCCTGGTAAGGACAACCGTATCTCAGACGAGCATCTTCAACTCGTTCTTCGCCACCATGGAGGAGAAGATGAGCTACGGTATCTACGAACCAGACGACTGGTGGAAGATGTCGCTCCCGGTGTACGGACAGGACAGCACCATCGGCGCCGCCAAGGGTGGATACGCCAAATAA
- a CDS encoding InlB B-repeat-containing protein, with translation MKNRPFHLASGFIKILFVTVLCLSFSIPAHLYADRQFTITPSAGTGGIITPPNPQNVPEGNSKSFTITANLGYHIAEVLVDGASVGAVVLYTFTNVTADHTIAASFSQDTPQTFTITASAGANGAIDPSGAVAVASGGSQVFNITAGAGFHVMDVLVDGGSIGPAVSYTFTDVIADHTIEASFAPDVTQNFTITASAGANGTIDPPGAITVVSGGSQTFNINPGTGFHVLDVLVDDISAGAVTSYTFTNLTANHTIAASFTADSYTLTYTAGPGGTVSGITSQMVNYGESGTPVAAVPGTGYHFVTWSDGILTDSRTDANVVADISVSASFAPDVAPKLTITPTAGAGGTINPSAAVTVTPGGSQVFAITADAGYYILDVLVDGVSIGAMASYIFTNVVADHTITASFAVNTYTLTYTADAHGTINGGSPQVVNFGGSGTPVTAAPDIGYHFICWSDGVLTASRTDANVTAEISVSASFAPDIHTVVFDSQGGSAISSQSVSYGGLVVLPTPPARDAHVFAGWYKEAACTSQWNFNTDIVTDNTTIYANWTASSGGGGDGGGFGSQVVGIGLAGTSPFMDGNGKVIAAGSVETSDGNLKLDIPVGVSIWNAAGAAQPFLTAAILSNPPPSLPQDTLVSAYEMGPNGVTFTPAISMIFHYTDDQVPPGSRESDLVIAWWNGSTWVELAGTVDTEAKTVTASVSHFTSFALFAPEPPKLPSPILAINTPSGGTSTAQGTVTVTASVGNLKLLTGERSNVPGEGRIIYYLDVSIPIIQGKSALTAPGTYAEGTSESYIWDNLAPGSHTLGIQLIQNDGTPFDPPVVSTISINVLAPSISTSAPEVPNLSIPGLSAAGSTGSFNPLLLSALLLPATVMMIFMLSRRAGTQPRRVVPVPIEPSAPVLRPKPVTIPEKIARQPIDAPVKIQNQPETSKQVEKPVLARVEELGEYIIRLHNTGSGALSAIRDYIQHTPEIKLLTLNNCYSDVQMCLNVSKDTALVSFLSRMLINCSVRREGRIILVNGKN, from the coding sequence ATGAAAAATCGTCCCTTTCATCTGGCCTCCGGTTTCATCAAAATCCTTTTTGTAACGGTCCTCTGTTTATCATTTTCCATTCCGGCTCATCTCTACGCCGACAGGCAATTTACCATAACGCCAAGTGCTGGAACGGGCGGCATAATCACTCCCCCGAACCCCCAGAACGTGCCCGAGGGGAATAGCAAATCGTTCACGATTACGGCGAACTTGGGTTACCATATCGCGGAGGTGTTGGTGGATGGCGCCTCGGTCGGGGCTGTGGTTTTATACACTTTTACCAACGTCACCGCCGATCATACCATCGCTGCCAGTTTCTCCCAAGATACGCCGCAGACCTTCACCATCACGGCGAGCGCGGGCGCCAATGGAGCGATCGATCCGTCCGGGGCGGTGGCCGTCGCTTCCGGGGGCAGTCAGGTTTTCAATATCACAGCCGGGGCGGGTTTTCATGTAATGGATGTACTGGTCGATGGCGGCTCGATAGGGCCGGCGGTTTCATATACCTTTACCGATGTAATAGCCGATCACACCATTGAAGCAAGTTTTGCACCCGACGTAACACAGAATTTCACCATAACGGCGAGTGCCGGGGCAAACGGAACCATTGATCCGCCGGGAGCTATAACTGTCGTTTCTGGAGGGAGCCAAACCTTCAACATTAACCCCGGAACCGGTTTTCATGTCCTGGATGTGCTGGTTGACGATATTTCAGCAGGGGCGGTGACGTCCTACACGTTTACAAACCTAACTGCAAATCACACTATCGCGGCCAGTTTTACCGCTGATTCCTACACTCTGACCTACACTGCCGGCCCGGGCGGCACGGTCAGCGGCATCACATCCCAGATGGTGAATTACGGTGAGAGCGGGACACCGGTCGCCGCGGTACCCGGCACCGGCTACCATTTCGTCACCTGGAGCGATGGTATTCTTACTGACAGCCGCACCGACGCGAACGTTGTCGCTGATATATCGGTGAGCGCCAGTTTCGCTCCGGACGTTGCGCCGAAACTAACGATCACTCCGACGGCAGGCGCGGGAGGCACCATCAACCCGTCCGCTGCTGTGACAGTGACCCCGGGCGGGAGCCAGGTTTTCGCCATCACCGCTGATGCCGGCTATTATATTTTGGATGTACTGGTCGATGGGGTTTCGATAGGGGCGATGGCCTCTTACATTTTTACCAACGTGGTTGCCGACCACACCATTACAGCCAGTTTTGCCGTAAACACATACACCTTGACCTATACTGCCGATGCTCATGGAACGATAAACGGAGGGTCACCTCAGGTTGTGAATTTCGGCGGCAGCGGCACGCCGGTAACTGCGGCGCCGGACATCGGGTACCACTTCATCTGCTGGAGCGACGGGGTCCTGACCGCAAGCCGCACCGACGCGAACGTAACCGCTGAAATATCGGTAAGCGCCAGTTTTGCCCCGGATATTCACACCGTGGTATTCGATTCACAAGGGGGCTCCGCGATCAGTTCGCAGTCGGTTTCGTACGGCGGATTGGTGGTTTTGCCCACTCCACCCGCACGGGATGCCCATGTCTTCGCCGGCTGGTATAAAGAAGCCGCTTGCACCAGCCAATGGAATTTTAACACCGATATCGTTACAGACAATACGACAATTTATGCCAATTGGACGGCTTCGAGCGGTGGCGGCGGAGACGGGGGGGGATTTGGATCTCAGGTGGTGGGAATCGGGTTGGCGGGGACCTCACCCTTTATGGACGGAAACGGAAAAGTTATCGCTGCCGGCAGTGTCGAGACCTCGGACGGGAACCTCAAACTTGATATTCCGGTAGGCGTCTCTATCTGGAATGCCGCAGGCGCAGCACAGCCATTCCTTACGGCAGCAATTCTGTCCAATCCACCCCCAAGCCTACCCCAGGACACCCTTGTTTCAGCTTATGAGATGGGACCCAACGGAGTTACGTTCACGCCGGCGATATCGATGATATTCCACTACACTGACGATCAGGTGCCGCCCGGTTCCCGTGAATCCGACTTAGTCATCGCCTGGTGGAACGGGTCGACTTGGGTCGAGCTGGCAGGAACCGTTGATACCGAGGCAAAAACCGTCACCGCTTCAGTAAGCCATTTCACCAGTTTCGCCCTGTTTGCTCCGGAGCCTCCCAAATTGCCCTCGCCGATCCTTGCGATTAACACTCCCAGCGGCGGCACATCAACAGCGCAAGGCACGGTGACCGTAACCGCATCCGTCGGTAATCTGAAGTTATTAACCGGCGAGCGCTCCAACGTTCCAGGGGAAGGCCGAATCATTTACTACTTAGACGTAAGTATCCCGATCATCCAGGGCAAATCCGCGTTGACTGCCCCGGGAACTTATGCCGAGGGAACATCGGAATCATATATCTGGGACAACCTGGCACCGGGCAGCCACACCCTGGGGATCCAGCTTATCCAGAATGACGGGACCCCGTTTGACCCGCCGGTGGTTTCAACGATTTCGATCAACGTCCTGGCGCCATCCATTTCAACTTCTGCGCCAGAGGTCCCAAACCTGTCAATTCCGGGACTCAGCGCAGCCGGGTCTACCGGCAGTTTTAACCCGCTGCTCCTCTCCGCGCTGCTTCTACCGGCCACAGTTATGATGATATTCATGCTCTCCAGGAGAGCGGGGACGCAGCCTCGAAGGGTAGTTCCGGTTCCCATCGAGCCATCCGCCCCGGTTTTAAGACCGAAACCAGTGACGATACCCGAAAAGATTGCCCGACAACCAATTGATGCCCCGGTGAAAATTCAGAACCAGCCCGAGACTTCTAAGCAGGTTGAGAAACCTGTTCTCGCTCGGGTAGAAGAACTGGGAGAGTATATTATTCGTTTGCATAATACCGGTTCAGGCGCCCTGTCGGCTATAAGGGATTATATTCAACACACGCCCGAGATCAAGTTGCTGACTTTGAATAACTGCTATTCCGACGTCCAGATGTGCCTAAACGTGAGTAAGGACACCGCGCTGGTGAGTTTTCTTTCCAGGATGCTGATTAACTGCTCTGTCCGAAGGGAAGGGCGCATCATCCTGGTGAACGGCAAGAATTAA
- a CDS encoding dehalogenase, with protein MWLVSGAIAAAFLFLMASFFKNKGYAVKWYAWLTGIIAMILVLFTAQNYFGSIAEFWPVAARWFLLISGLPALILLVLTWQLIVRTKQPAK; from the coding sequence ATGTGGTTAGTTTCCGGTGCTATCGCCGCGGCGTTCCTCTTTTTGATGGCAAGCTTTTTTAAGAATAAGGGTTATGCCGTCAAATGGTACGCCTGGCTGACCGGTATCATCGCCATGATACTGGTCCTTTTCACGGCCCAGAACTACTTTGGTTCTATCGCCGAGTTCTGGCCGGTCGCGGCTAGATGGTTCCTGCTCATCAGCGGTTTGCCCGCCCTGATCCTGCTGGTTTTAACCTGGCAGTTGATCGTTCGAACGAAGCAACCCGCCAAATAG
- a CDS encoding radical SAM protein, with amino-acid sequence MNTRIFHITYTPEQKDVCVHFWGCNFKCRGCYCVDRIYSPMLDFRNLLKLKSDGAAKPPCHFLSLPEVQRILDGLEFKTVVIEGQEAGLDPAYSAFTRMIHERYGATVTLVTNACALPDLSHTDTIEIGLKALDDSLHVDYTGVSNQRTLENFDKLIAMGKKLVVDTVLIPDYIDSGEIERIAVHVASRDPNMPFILLPYFPAGVNPWRRPTPAEMDEAAERVKRHLKRVFYFRGGEELKYPIYNVFPEEACQADRPDSKKWLATILQPAEALDSTSASCRPA; translated from the coding sequence ATGAACACCAGGATTTTTCATATCACCTACACCCCGGAACAAAAGGACGTTTGCGTCCATTTCTGGGGCTGCAATTTCAAATGCAGGGGCTGCTATTGCGTTGACCGGATCTACAGTCCGATGCTGGATTTCAGGAACTTGCTCAAGCTTAAATCTGATGGCGCCGCCAAACCACCGTGCCATTTCTTGAGTCTCCCGGAAGTCCAGCGAATCCTGGATGGCCTGGAATTTAAAACGGTAGTTATTGAGGGGCAGGAGGCCGGCTTGGATCCGGCGTATTCCGCCTTTACCCGGATGATCCACGAGCGGTACGGGGCCACCGTCACTCTGGTAACCAATGCCTGCGCACTCCCGGACCTGTCCCACACCGATACAATCGAGATCGGTCTCAAAGCGCTTGATGACAGCCTCCATGTCGACTACACGGGAGTTTCCAATCAGCGGACACTGGAAAACTTCGACAAGTTGATAGCGATGGGTAAAAAGTTGGTTGTCGACACCGTATTAATACCTGATTATATCGACTCCGGCGAAATCGAGCGCATTGCGGTTCATGTTGCTTCACGCGACCCGAACATGCCATTCATTCTGTTGCCGTACTTCCCGGCGGGCGTGAATCCATGGCGCCGTCCCACCCCGGCTGAAATGGACGAAGCCGCCGAAAGGGTGAAGAGACATCTCAAACGGGTCTTTTACTTTCGCGGCGGGGAAGAACTCAAGTACCCGATCTACAACGTCTTCCCCGAAGAAGCCTGCCAGGCGGACCGCCCGGATTCGAAAAAATGGCTGGCAACGATTCTTCAGCCGGCTGAAGCCCTGGACAGCACCTCAGCTTCCTGCCGGCCCGCCTAG
- a CDS encoding radical SAM protein: protein MNTRIYHIAYTPELKEICLFFWGCNIECRGCYCKRRIYSPMLPDFLGKHIEEPAGLAPAPEKFLTMDELVSILDKYDFTSVVLEGQEAGLDPEFANITRMLHERYHTRNLLLSNGLQLPDLTDVDRVEIGIKAVSDHLNIFYAGVSNKTVLENLEKLVAAGKDTFVESVFIPGLIDINEIERIARYIAGVKKDMLFVILPYFKSGDNPWRRPTVEEMERVGETAKKHLDKVFFFRGNEELKFKVFSAFPEGAGELENTGDMTSLSDLLGSPDADPVIA, encoded by the coding sequence ATGAACACCAGGATTTATCACATCGCCTACACCCCGGAACTGAAGGAGATCTGTCTCTTCTTCTGGGGCTGCAATATTGAATGCCGCGGCTGCTATTGCAAACGCCGCATTTACTCCCCGATGCTACCGGATTTCCTGGGCAAGCATATCGAAGAACCGGCCGGACTTGCTCCGGCGCCTGAGAAATTCTTAACCATGGACGAACTGGTGTCTATTCTCGACAAATACGATTTTACCTCGGTAGTCCTGGAAGGGCAGGAGGCCGGACTCGACCCGGAGTTCGCCAACATCACCCGGATGTTGCACGAACGCTATCACACCAGAAATCTGCTGCTGTCCAACGGACTGCAATTGCCTGATCTGACCGACGTCGATCGGGTAGAGATTGGCATCAAGGCTGTGTCTGACCATTTGAATATTTTTTACGCGGGCGTTTCCAACAAAACTGTCCTGGAGAACCTGGAAAAACTGGTCGCTGCCGGAAAAGACACTTTTGTCGAGTCCGTCTTCATCCCCGGCTTGATAGATATCAATGAGATCGAACGGATTGCCCGGTACATCGCCGGCGTTAAAAAAGACATGCTCTTTGTCATCCTGCCTTACTTCAAGTCCGGGGACAACCCCTGGCGGCGACCGACGGTCGAGGAGATGGAAAGGGTCGGCGAGACCGCAAAAAAGCACCTTGATAAGGTCTTCTTTTTCCGAGGTAACGAGGAACTCAAGTTCAAAGTGTTCAGCGCTTTCCCGGAGGGTGCCGGAGAACTGGAGAACACCGGGGACATGACCTCCCTCTCAGACCTTCTGGGTAGTCCGGACGCTGATCCAGTGATCGCCTGA
- a CDS encoding DUF4007 family protein, with the protein MAAVQIINPGDKLQIPFQKCFSGHETFAFRYSWLKKGLDGVRKNPEVFQNDDAIVTLGVGKNMVRSIRYWCLATEIAEEESGSRGRRLLPSDIGNKLLADGGWDPYLEDDATLWLLHWKLACTNTRTATWYWAFNRFFEYTFTRAAMVESLTRHLQTLGWMDISDSTIKRDIDCFIHTYVERGSNPAFGDDPIECPLTSLGLLLQEPDGERIRFRVGPKNSLPAAIFTYSLIEFWKTKAGDRDTLEVHDIISSEGSPSLVFKLDEDSVLSYLDQLESLSGGAYRFSDTPLTRSVIKEHAAPLNSMCFLEAYYGSK; encoded by the coding sequence ATGGCAGCTGTTCAAATAATCAATCCCGGTGATAAACTACAGATACCGTTTCAAAAATGCTTTTCTGGTCACGAGACGTTCGCCTTCCGATATTCATGGCTTAAAAAAGGCTTGGATGGTGTCCGGAAAAATCCCGAAGTATTCCAAAACGACGATGCCATCGTGACCCTGGGGGTTGGGAAAAATATGGTTCGCTCCATTCGATATTGGTGCCTAGCAACAGAAATTGCCGAAGAAGAGAGCGGATCTCGGGGGAGACGTCTATTGCCTTCAGATATCGGAAACAAACTATTGGCTGATGGGGGATGGGACCCTTATCTGGAGGACGATGCGACATTATGGCTACTGCATTGGAAGCTTGCCTGCACTAATACCCGAACAGCGACTTGGTACTGGGCATTTAACAGGTTTTTTGAATATACGTTCACCCGAGCAGCCATGGTAGAATCCTTGACCAGACATCTCCAGACCCTAGGTTGGATGGATATCTCTGATTCAACAATTAAGCGAGACATCGATTGCTTTATCCATACATACGTTGAACGTGGTAGTAATCCAGCCTTCGGTGATGATCCAATAGAATGCCCGCTCACCAGTTTAGGCCTTCTCCTACAAGAACCAGACGGAGAAAGGATTCGTTTCCGGGTTGGGCCAAAAAACTCTTTACCTGCCGCTATTTTTACCTATTCCCTTATTGAGTTCTGGAAAACTAAAGCCGGTGACAGAGATACCCTGGAGGTCCATGATATCATCAGCTCTGAAGGCAGCCCGTCTTTAGTATTCAAACTCGATGAAGATTCTGTGCTGTCTTATTTAGATCAGCTAGAGTCACTTAGTGGAGGCGCTTATCGATTTTCTGATACTCCTTTGACCCGAAGTGTCATAAAAGAACACGCCGCACCATTGAATTCTATGTGCTTCTTGGAGGCTTACTATGGAAGTAAGTAA
- a CDS encoding cytochrome c biogenesis CcdA family protein: MDFWAALGGGILSFLSPCVLPMVPVYLASLAGPEFLDARSSAINRRGLFLHSLSFVAGFSLVFTALGALAAFTGTVVNPFTPAVRYISGTVLVLLGLYMLAAARFPQINFEKRLDLRVGPRGYMRSFLTGAVFTVAWTPCVSPILASILTLSMSSGTAWQGSSLLGIYSLGLGIPFLAVGLAAGTLVPLLRRLNRLTLWFYVAGGIALISVGGLIILGKLNLLAR; the protein is encoded by the coding sequence GTGGATTTTTGGGCGGCTCTCGGCGGGGGGATTTTGTCGTTTCTTTCTCCCTGTGTGCTGCCGATGGTGCCGGTCTATCTTGCCTCCCTGGCCGGCCCTGAGTTTCTGGATGCCCGGAGTTCAGCGATCAACCGCAGGGGTTTATTCCTTCATTCACTCAGTTTTGTGGCCGGTTTCAGCCTCGTGTTTACCGCCCTGGGCGCTCTAGCCGCCTTTACCGGTACCGTCGTCAATCCGTTTACTCCTGCCGTCAGGTATATCTCCGGGACCGTGTTGGTACTGTTGGGCTTATACATGTTGGCGGCGGCGCGTTTCCCTCAGATTAATTTTGAGAAACGCCTCGATCTCCGGGTCGGCCCCCGTGGCTACATGCGCTCGTTTCTCACCGGCGCCGTGTTCACGGTTGCCTGGACGCCATGCGTCAGCCCCATCCTGGCCAGCATCCTCACTCTTTCGATGAGTAGCGGTACCGCCTGGCAGGGAAGCTCGCTACTTGGGATATACTCTCTCGGGCTGGGCATACCTTTTTTGGCCGTCGGATTAGCCGCAGGCACTCTGGTGCCGCTGCTTCGCCGTTTGAACCGGCTCACCCTCTGGTTTTACGTCGCGGGGGGTATTGCCCTGATTTCGGTGGGTGGCCTGATCATCCTTGGCAAGCTCAACCTTTTGGCAAGGTGA